A single region of the Vibrio cyclitrophicus genome encodes:
- a CDS encoding ACT domain-containing protein — translation MTAITDLDVLLKSMSPELIDGNYVFCTVDGALADYVQLNPISTFREKEGLTLVLEEDVASKAQLDFDAVFSLITLSVHSSLEAVGLTAAFATKLGSYGISANVVAGYYHDHIFVQTDKAEAAMSALKEFSETD, via the coding sequence ATGACTGCCATTACCGACCTAGACGTCCTACTGAAATCCATGTCACCAGAATTAATCGACGGGAATTATGTTTTTTGTACTGTCGACGGAGCGTTAGCAGACTATGTTCAGCTCAATCCAATCTCGACTTTTCGTGAGAAAGAAGGTTTAACGCTAGTTCTTGAAGAAGACGTTGCGAGCAAAGCTCAGCTAGACTTCGACGCTGTGTTTAGCCTTATCACTTTATCGGTACACTCAAGTCTTGAAGCCGTTGGATTAACGGCTGCATTTGCGACAAAACTTGGCTCATACGGCATTAGCGCTAACGTTGTTGCAGGTTACTATCACGACCACATCTTCGTTCAAACAGACAAAGCAGAAGCTGCAATGAGTGCGCTGAAAGAGTTTTCAGAAACTGACTAA
- a CDS encoding LysR family transcriptional regulator — protein MDKLEAMNVFVTIVERGSLSAAAEHLDLSRTKVTRYLGELETWMDTRLLHRTTRSLSLTNAGKETLEVARELLALEASLAGIRNQSREHLKGQLRITASYSIVDSFLMEVISRFITKWPEVSIDIISTDQTVNLVESRIDLAIRITNELTPNIVAKQLGDCRSVICASPQYLKAKGTPQSVQDLAHHNCLSFSYFGKTAWTFNGPNGLESVPIKGNISANTSEVLLSATLKGNGICLLPFPSVEGLIENGLLVPLLSEWKPKTLGVHAVYGTRKQVTPLLRAFIDHLSDEMEHSTSW, from the coding sequence ATGGATAAACTCGAGGCAATGAATGTCTTTGTCACCATCGTGGAACGTGGCAGTTTGAGCGCAGCGGCAGAGCACCTTGATCTCTCACGAACCAAGGTTACTCGCTATTTAGGTGAGTTAGAAACATGGATGGACACACGCTTGCTTCACAGAACAACACGAAGCTTGAGTTTAACCAATGCGGGGAAAGAGACGCTTGAAGTCGCGCGAGAGCTGCTTGCCCTTGAGGCGTCGTTAGCAGGTATCAGAAATCAAAGCCGCGAGCACTTAAAAGGCCAACTGCGTATTACCGCGAGTTATTCGATTGTCGACAGTTTCTTGATGGAAGTGATCAGTCGCTTCATCACCAAATGGCCAGAGGTTTCTATCGACATTATCTCGACTGATCAAACCGTCAATCTGGTTGAGTCACGCATTGATTTGGCCATTCGCATAACAAACGAACTCACGCCTAACATTGTTGCCAAGCAGTTAGGTGATTGTCGCTCAGTAATATGCGCATCGCCCCAATACCTAAAAGCGAAAGGAACGCCACAAAGCGTGCAAGATCTGGCGCACCACAACTGTTTATCGTTCAGTTACTTTGGCAAAACCGCTTGGACGTTCAATGGCCCCAATGGACTCGAATCGGTTCCAATTAAAGGGAATATCAGTGCGAATACCTCAGAGGTTCTGCTTTCTGCCACCTTGAAAGGTAACGGGATCTGCTTACTACCCTTTCCTTCAGTGGAAGGCTTAATAGAAAACGGATTATTGGTGCCTCTGCTCTCCGAATGGAAACCTAAAACGCTGGGTGTACACGCGGTTTACGGAACGCGCAAACAAGTCACACCGTTGTTAAGAGCCTTTATCGACCATTTATCTGACGAGATGGAACATTCGACAAGTTGGTAG